A region from the Paenarthrobacter aurescens genome encodes:
- a CDS encoding FAD-binding oxidoreductase: MSSTKHVAVIGGGILGVSTAVHLLRQGASVTLLTEQGLASEATGRSLSWLNSAGERSTPYHQLRVAGVDRYRTLFAADPSREWLQFGGGLMWNAAGQGEVTKARHAYEKSIGYDSKLLAPEEIAAVTSGIDSSAVPENAIFNPGEGWVSLPDLVNFLMEEFHALGGRLVLNAGKASVMVDGGRAAGVETSSGETYPADAVLVACGAATPAVVKPLGVEIPNGSPVSMLVVTKPVEHQVTTVMNTPRAAVRPNPGNTFALDHDWYEERITEHADGTFTIPDDVVQELADESSKLIAGNPELKPASWKIGYKPIPGDGEPVFGELDPVPGCFVAFTHSGATLGLIAGELLSGEILSGQKHPMLATFRPGRFS; encoded by the coding sequence ATGTCCTCCACCAAGCACGTTGCCGTCATCGGAGGCGGCATCCTGGGCGTATCCACCGCCGTTCACCTGCTCCGCCAAGGTGCTTCGGTCACCCTGCTGACTGAGCAGGGCCTGGCCAGCGAAGCCACCGGCCGCTCGCTGTCCTGGCTTAACTCCGCTGGCGAACGCTCCACGCCGTATCACCAACTGCGCGTGGCCGGCGTTGACAGGTACCGCACGCTTTTCGCCGCGGACCCCAGCCGTGAGTGGCTGCAGTTCGGGGGTGGCCTCATGTGGAACGCCGCCGGCCAGGGCGAGGTCACCAAAGCCCGCCACGCCTACGAGAAGTCCATTGGCTACGATTCCAAACTGCTGGCCCCTGAAGAGATTGCCGCGGTAACATCGGGCATCGATTCCAGCGCGGTCCCGGAGAACGCCATTTTCAACCCCGGTGAAGGATGGGTCAGCCTGCCGGATCTGGTGAACTTCCTGATGGAAGAATTCCACGCCTTGGGGGGCCGGTTGGTCCTTAACGCCGGTAAGGCGTCGGTGATGGTCGACGGCGGCCGGGCGGCCGGCGTCGAAACCTCCAGCGGGGAAACGTACCCCGCTGACGCCGTGCTGGTTGCGTGCGGTGCGGCGACACCCGCCGTCGTCAAGCCTTTGGGCGTTGAGATCCCCAACGGTTCACCTGTTTCCATGCTGGTGGTCACCAAGCCTGTGGAGCACCAGGTCACCACAGTAATGAATACGCCCCGGGCTGCTGTTCGTCCCAACCCCGGCAACACTTTTGCGCTGGACCACGACTGGTACGAAGAGCGCATCACCGAGCACGCTGACGGTACCTTCACCATCCCCGATGACGTGGTTCAGGAGTTGGCCGACGAATCTTCCAAGCTGATCGCCGGCAATCCCGAGCTCAAACCGGCGTCCTGGAAGATCGGTTACAAGCCCATTCCCGGCGACGGCGAACCCGTGTTCGGTGAGCTTGACCCAGTGCCGGGCTGTTTCGTGGCCTTCACGCACTCCGGTGCCACGCTGGGTTTGATCGCCGGTGAGTTGTTGTCCGGGGAAATCCTGAGCGGCCAAAAGCACCCCATGCTGGCTACGTTCCGTCCGGGCCGCTTCTCCTAA
- a CDS encoding SipW-dependent-type signal peptide-containing protein translates to MTPRNSFLRALVIVAVVVLGLVAGPTAAVAAFTDNERATPQFSAAIIPAPATASVTMRCTFGLQTVVTVNSYGAVANANYYEVKVYDRSGNLEFTGDLSHAAGRTYSSGIEIIGTWSYEVRGYYKVPGSSNSWSGKPLKGTLTC, encoded by the coding sequence ATGACACCGCGGAACAGTTTCCTGCGCGCCTTGGTGATCGTCGCCGTCGTCGTTCTTGGCCTGGTAGCAGGGCCTACGGCCGCTGTGGCTGCCTTCACGGACAATGAGCGCGCTACCCCGCAGTTCTCGGCCGCCATCATTCCCGCTCCGGCCACGGCAAGCGTGACCATGCGATGCACCTTCGGTTTGCAGACCGTTGTCACTGTGAACTCTTACGGAGCGGTGGCCAATGCCAACTACTACGAGGTGAAGGTGTACGACCGTTCGGGCAACCTCGAGTTCACCGGCGACCTCAGCCACGCCGCGGGAAGAACGTACAGTTCGGGCATCGAGATCATTGGCACCTGGAGCTACGAAGTCCGTGGCTATTACAAGGTTCCCGGCTCCAGTAACTCCTGGAGCGGTAAGCCCCTCAAAGGCACCCTGACCTGCTGA
- a CDS encoding TasA family protein, giving the protein MAISLKTTSGKILASVALVGTAAAVAGMGTYGAFTSSTSASQAVTAGTVTIALGAPGPANTLNVPVAGLLPGDKVEKLVTLANTGNSDLNNVTLTTSAGATGSLLTTDVTNGLQLTIENCSVAWTGATAPYNCTGTRSTVLASGPVIAANKALNNLTSLTSAKTDNLKVTTAFPTTANNDFQGATSTIAFAFTGTQRTETTK; this is encoded by the coding sequence ATGGCCATCAGCCTCAAAACCACCTCCGGCAAGATCCTCGCTTCGGTCGCACTGGTCGGCACCGCAGCCGCCGTCGCCGGCATGGGCACCTACGGCGCGTTCACGTCCTCCACCTCCGCCTCCCAGGCAGTCACCGCAGGCACCGTCACCATCGCCCTGGGCGCACCCGGACCGGCCAACACCCTCAACGTCCCCGTCGCGGGCCTGCTGCCCGGCGACAAGGTCGAAAAACTCGTCACCCTGGCCAACACCGGCAACTCGGACCTGAACAACGTCACCCTCACCACCTCCGCCGGGGCCACCGGCTCCCTGCTCACCACGGACGTGACCAACGGCCTGCAACTGACCATCGAAAACTGCAGTGTTGCCTGGACCGGTGCCACCGCACCCTACAACTGCACCGGCACCCGCAGCACCGTCCTGGCCTCCGGACCCGTGATCGCAGCGAACAAAGCCCTGAACAACCTCACCTCACTGACCTCAGCCAAAACCGACAACCTCAAAGTCACCACCGCGTTCCCCACCACCGCGAACAACGACTTCCAAGGCGCCACCTCCACCATCGCCTTCGCCTTCACCGGCACCCAACGCACCGAAACCACCAAATAA
- a CDS encoding iron chaperone, with the protein MTDTGKPGTKEKSYDGFTEEERAAMKERAQELKKAPRKKASKADGEADVMAKIAEMPEADKVLAERIHAIVKEHAPELTPKTWYGMPAYARDGKNIVFFQSSHKFKARYATLGFEENAQLDDGAMWPTSFALKEITPEVEARIVELTKKALG; encoded by the coding sequence ATGACGGATACAGGCAAGCCGGGCACCAAGGAAAAGTCCTACGACGGTTTCACCGAAGAAGAGCGCGCCGCAATGAAGGAGCGCGCACAAGAGCTTAAGAAAGCGCCGCGTAAGAAAGCTTCCAAGGCCGATGGCGAGGCCGATGTCATGGCCAAGATCGCCGAGATGCCTGAGGCTGATAAAGTCCTGGCCGAGCGAATCCATGCAATCGTCAAGGAGCACGCGCCGGAACTCACGCCCAAAACCTGGTACGGCATGCCGGCCTACGCCAGGGACGGGAAGAACATTGTGTTCTTCCAGAGCTCCCATAAGTTCAAGGCGAGGTACGCCACCCTTGGCTTTGAGGAGAACGCTCAGCTGGACGACGGCGCCATGTGGCCCACATCCTTTGCGCTCAAGGAGATTACCCCCGAGGTAGAGGCGCGGATTGTCGAACTGACCAAGAAGGCACTGGGCTAG